A genomic segment from Alteribacillus bidgolensis encodes:
- a CDS encoding acetoin utilization AcuB family protein, whose translation MLVEEIMKPDIVTITKHTTIKEAMQLLHKKKIRHIPVVEEDRTIAGIVSDRDIRDASPSIFHLKEHEEDLQLPASKIMKSPVITVQRLDFVEEAAVILYENDISALPVVTEGEKVIGILTETDVLHTLVKLTGAHQPSSRIEVQVPNISGQLADISAIFKENKVNVISVLVYPDQGPETKILTFRVQTMDPRHIIQKIEAKGYEIMWPRVPGINQ comes from the coding sequence ATGCTTGTAGAAGAAATAATGAAACCAGATATTGTAACGATTACAAAACATACAACCATCAAAGAAGCTATGCAGCTGCTTCATAAAAAGAAGATCCGCCACATTCCTGTGGTAGAAGAAGACCGTACAATCGCTGGTATCGTTTCAGATCGGGATATTAGAGATGCCAGTCCTTCCATTTTTCACTTGAAAGAACACGAAGAAGATTTACAGCTTCCCGCTTCAAAAATTATGAAGTCTCCGGTCATTACGGTACAGCGATTGGATTTTGTAGAAGAGGCTGCCGTTATTTTATACGAAAATGATATTAGTGCTCTTCCGGTGGTCACCGAAGGTGAAAAAGTGATAGGAATCTTGACTGAAACAGACGTATTACATACGCTTGTGAAACTAACAGGTGCACACCAGCCTTCCTCCCGTATTGAGGTACAAGTACCCAACATATCCGGACAATTAGCCGATATATCTGCTATCTTTAAAGAAAACAAAGTGAATGTGATAAGCGTACTTGTTTATCCTGACCAAGGCCCTGAAACGAAAATTTTAACCTTCCGAGTGCAAACAATGGATCCTAGACATATCATTCAAAAAATCGAAGCTAAAGGCTATGAAATAATGTGGCCTCGTGTACCGGGGATAAATCAATGA
- a CDS encoding acetoin utilization protein AcuC, producing MKQEAVFIYSEEQLTYKFSEDHPFNHLRLNLTHDLLQSSGALQHDVIIPPRIAADEEIELIHDTAYVNAIKAAGEGKLSRGIANNYGIGTEDTPIFPHMHEAAALLVGGTLTAVDMVMEGKSKHALNLGGGLHHGFRGKASGFCIYNDSSIAIEYMRRKYGARVLYIDTDAHHGDGVQWAFYDDRDVCTLSIHETGRYLFPGTGNVNEKGQGQGFGFSINIPIDAFTEDESFLECYETAFREVIDFFKPDVILTQNGADAHYYDPLTHLSSSIKTYRHIPKLAHQLAHEYCDGKWIAVGGGGYDMWRVVPRAWSMIWLEMTNQSHLLENGIPKYWRDKWQAKAPVALPDSWTDPLDMYPSIPRRSEIMDKNRKTLDKALFHIRNEKN from the coding sequence ATGAAACAGGAAGCCGTTTTTATTTACTCGGAAGAACAATTAACTTATAAATTCAGTGAAGATCATCCATTTAATCATTTGCGTCTTAACTTAACACATGATCTGCTGCAATCGTCTGGAGCTCTTCAGCATGATGTTATCATTCCGCCGAGAATAGCAGCGGATGAGGAAATTGAACTCATTCATGATACAGCGTACGTTAACGCTATTAAAGCTGCCGGGGAAGGAAAGCTGAGCCGGGGAATTGCCAACAATTACGGGATCGGTACAGAAGACACACCCATTTTTCCGCACATGCACGAAGCAGCAGCATTACTGGTAGGGGGAACGCTTACTGCTGTGGATATGGTAATGGAAGGCAAAAGTAAACATGCTCTCAATCTGGGTGGAGGGCTGCATCATGGCTTCAGAGGAAAAGCATCGGGATTTTGTATTTATAATGACAGCTCGATTGCCATTGAATATATGCGCCGTAAATACGGGGCTCGTGTATTATATATTGATACGGATGCCCATCACGGCGACGGGGTGCAATGGGCTTTTTATGATGACCGGGATGTATGTACACTATCCATTCATGAAACAGGCCGATATTTGTTTCCTGGTACTGGCAACGTGAATGAAAAAGGACAAGGCCAAGGGTTTGGCTTCTCTATCAATATTCCTATCGACGCTTTTACCGAAGATGAATCCTTCCTCGAATGTTATGAAACTGCTTTTCGAGAAGTGATTGATTTTTTTAAGCCTGATGTTATTTTAACTCAAAATGGAGCTGATGCTCATTACTATGACCCTTTAACCCATTTATCTTCGTCTATTAAAACCTATCGGCACATTCCGAAATTAGCGCACCAATTAGCTCATGAATATTGCGATGGAAAATGGATTGCTGTAGGCGGCGGCGGTTATGATATGTGGAGAGTCGTTCCAAGAGCTTGGTCTATGATTTGGCTTGAAATGACAAACCAATCTCACCTTCTTGAAAACGGTATTCCAAAATACTGGCGTGATAAATGGCAAGCGAAGGCTCCTGTTGCATTGCCTGACTCGTGGACAGATCCTTTAGATATGTATCCATCTATTCCAAGACGTTCTGAAATTATGGACAAGAATCGCAAAACACTGGATAAGGCTTTATTTCATATCCGAAATGAAAAAAATTAG
- the motS gene encoding flagellar motor protein MotS yields MRRKEKKPQKGSPKWMVTFSDMILLILVFFVMLFSMSVIDAKKFEAIAESFQSRELLEAFPSMVEFENPDQKPAQNDADSFNGLNSNQSEKEMDLDQLLHEVESYLEDNNLNEHISATRDDRGVVLVLQEQLLFESGEAQILSSAEPFLNKVGTLLQSLPNLVKVEGHTDDRPISTYRYPSNWELSGARASSVIRFLVNNHSLEQNRFIATGYGETRPIAPNNSKENLRENRRVVIVISDPDFEQELRESAGDL; encoded by the coding sequence ATGAGGCGTAAAGAAAAAAAGCCTCAAAAAGGATCACCGAAATGGATGGTTACATTTTCTGATATGATTTTGCTCATTCTTGTTTTCTTTGTAATGTTGTTTTCTATGTCGGTGATTGATGCAAAAAAATTTGAAGCTATTGCGGAATCCTTTCAAAGCAGAGAATTACTTGAAGCTTTCCCCTCTATGGTAGAATTTGAAAATCCGGACCAAAAACCAGCTCAAAATGATGCAGATTCTTTTAATGGATTGAACAGTAATCAATCAGAAAAAGAGATGGACCTCGATCAGCTTTTACATGAAGTAGAATCCTACTTAGAAGACAATAATTTAAACGAACATATTTCAGCAACAAGAGATGACAGGGGTGTGGTTTTAGTTCTTCAGGAGCAGCTGTTATTTGAATCTGGGGAAGCGCAGATTTTAAGTTCAGCGGAGCCTTTTTTAAATAAAGTAGGAACTTTGCTGCAATCTCTTCCTAACCTAGTAAAGGTAGAAGGGCACACAGATGACCGTCCAATTTCTACCTACCGCTATCCTTCTAACTGGGAGCTCTCTGGTGCTAGAGCAAGCAGCGTCATTCGATTCTTAGTAAATAATCATTCGCTCGAGCAAAATCGCTTTATAGCGACTGGTTATGGAGAAACGCGGCCTATTGCCCCAAATAATTCAAAAGAAAATTTACGAGAAAACAGACGTGTTGTTATTGTCATTTCAGATCCTGATTTTGAGCAGGAGTTAAGAGAATCAGCTGGAGATTTATAA
- a CDS encoding GNAT family N-acetyltransferase — MIHKKTYYSRELNFEGRTLHMEGPISGRKIHEYDFHEGLVAFRPPEEQKKALIGIADLPEGRINAVIDENTIVGYVTFVHPDPLERWSEANMENLLELGAIEVADEYRGAKLGTNLLEFSMLDNAMEDYLIITTEYYWHWDLKGSGLSVWEYRKVMEKMMNAGGLEWMATDDPEISSHPANCLMVRIGERVDNDSIQQFDTVRFSNRFMY, encoded by the coding sequence ATGATCCATAAGAAGACGTATTATTCTAGGGAACTAAACTTCGAAGGGCGTACGCTCCATATGGAAGGCCCTATTTCAGGAAGAAAAATTCATGAATATGACTTTCATGAAGGGCTTGTCGCCTTCCGTCCCCCAGAAGAACAGAAAAAGGCGTTAATTGGCATTGCAGACCTCCCTGAGGGTCGTATAAACGCTGTTATTGATGAGAACACCATTGTCGGCTATGTTACATTTGTACATCCAGATCCTTTAGAACGGTGGTCCGAAGCAAATATGGAAAATTTGCTAGAACTTGGTGCCATTGAAGTTGCAGATGAATACCGTGGAGCAAAACTAGGTACAAATTTGCTCGAATTTTCCATGCTCGACAATGCTATGGAAGACTACCTCATTATTACAACTGAATATTATTGGCATTGGGATTTAAAGGGCAGCGGCTTGTCTGTCTGGGAGTATCGAAAAGTAATGGAAAAAATGATGAATGCCGGCGGACTTGAATGGATGGCTACTGATGACCCTGAAATTAGTTCTCATCCTGCTAATTGTTTAATGGTTAGGATAGGAGAACGGGTAGATAATGACTCTATCCAGCAATTTGATACCGTCCGTTTTTCAAATCGTTTTATGTATTAA